From a single Sulfolobus sp. E5-1-F genomic region:
- the cdvB1/B2 gene encoding cell division protein CdvB1/B2: MSYSGSSSSLMNVFGILLILDSNNLNSSHNAFELIRLNEASYILAMLGKDFQKMWGYEQERFKIKGSKEPLKYRLVNAHYKISSMISRLDAYISRMQERDKILFERVVEAQMSKDTQRAAMYANEVAEIRKISRQLLTTQIALEQVQLRLETVTELGDIFVNLIPVLGVISELKSALKGIMPEVSLELAELGEGLQEIVTESGEFTGMGSYAAASSPEARKILEEASVVAEQRMKEKFPDLPVGAGLASKSHS, encoded by the coding sequence ATGTCGTATTCTGGATCTTCATCTTCTTTAATGAACGTGTTTGGCATATTACTTATTTTAGATTCTAATAATTTAAACTCTTCACATAATGCGTTTGAGCTTATAAGACTTAATGAAGCAAGTTATATATTGGCCATGCTCGGAAAAGATTTCCAAAAGATGTGGGGTTATGAGCAAGAGAGATTTAAAATAAAGGGCTCTAAGGAGCCTTTAAAATATAGGCTAGTTAATGCTCACTATAAAATTAGCTCTATGATTAGTAGGCTCGACGCTTATATTTCTAGAATGCAAGAAAGAGATAAAATACTTTTTGAAAGAGTTGTAGAAGCACAAATGTCTAAGGATACGCAAAGGGCAGCAATGTACGCTAATGAGGTAGCTGAAATCAGAAAGATCTCTAGACAGCTATTAACAACTCAAATTGCCTTGGAGCAAGTTCAACTCAGATTAGAGACAGTAACTGAATTAGGAGATATATTTGTAAACTTAATCCCAGTATTAGGAGTTATTAGTGAATTAAAGTCCGCCTTGAAAGGTATAATGCCAGAAGTTTCGTTAGAACTCGCTGAATTAGGAGAAGGGCTACAAGAAATAGTTACTGAATCTGGTGAGTTCACAGGTATGGGATCTTATGCAGCAGCTTCCTCACCAGAGGCAAGGAAGATATTAGAGGAAGCTTCTGTTGTTGCTGAACAAAGAATGAAGGAGAAGTTCCCAGACCTACCTGTTGGTGCTGGATTAGCCTCTAAATCTCACTCCTAA
- the alaXM gene encoding alanyl-tRNA editing protein AlaXM: MTEELYLKDSYIKEFEGRVVKIEGNYVTFDKTAFYPGGGGLENDTGFLINERGEKIDVYEVKRGENGEILHKIDQNVSLNVGEKVIGKINWERRYRMMRLHTASHIIAALAYNRFGALITGGHISPEQAKDDFNVENKEALIELINEANEIAKKGIELKIYFLPRDEALMIPAIVKLAGRNPPQIPIWRIVEIPGIDIQADGGPHVNNTKEIGEIVLLKIENKGKGRKRVYYTVKP, encoded by the coding sequence ATGACAGAGGAACTTTACTTAAAAGACTCTTATATTAAAGAATTTGAGGGAAGAGTAGTTAAGATAGAAGGCAATTATGTAACGTTTGATAAGACTGCTTTTTACCCGGGAGGAGGAGGTTTAGAGAACGATACTGGCTTTTTAATAAATGAAAGAGGAGAGAAGATAGACGTTTATGAGGTAAAAAGAGGAGAGAACGGGGAGATTTTACATAAGATAGATCAAAATGTTTCTCTTAATGTTGGTGAAAAGGTTATAGGCAAAATAAATTGGGAAAGAAGATATAGGATGATGCGATTACATACCGCCTCGCATATAATTGCTGCATTAGCTTATAATAGATTCGGAGCTTTAATAACTGGAGGGCATATAAGTCCAGAACAAGCTAAGGACGATTTCAATGTTGAAAATAAGGAAGCTCTTATTGAGTTAATAAATGAAGCTAATGAAATAGCCAAAAAAGGAATAGAACTGAAGATCTATTTTTTACCTAGAGATGAGGCTTTAATGATACCAGCGATTGTAAAACTAGCTGGAAGAAATCCGCCACAAATTCCAATATGGCGTATTGTAGAGATTCCTGGAATAGATATACAAGCTGATGGGGGACCTCACGTAAACAATACCAAGGAAATAGGAGAAATAGTACTACTCAAGATTGAAAATAAGGGAAAAGGGAGAAAGCGAGTCTACTATACTGTCAAACCATAG
- a CDS encoding GtrA family protein: protein MSLIIRLAKFAVVGGLGTIVNEAIYVLASKAIPIGVSLAIAIEISLIFNFVLNDIWTFKDKRSNSYLNRLLKFHGSSYLGNIVQYVVALILLIYLLHVTSISQAVFILFFSKLTTSTFLLVLTNFIGIVSGFLVRFITSLKYVWT from the coding sequence ATGTCATTAATTATCAGGCTTGCTAAGTTTGCCGTAGTTGGTGGATTAGGGACGATTGTAAATGAGGCAATTTATGTACTTGCTTCTAAAGCTATACCAATTGGAGTATCTTTAGCCATAGCAATTGAGATTTCACTTATCTTCAATTTCGTTTTAAACGACATATGGACATTTAAAGATAAGAGGAGTAATTCATACCTTAATCGTTTATTAAAATTCCATGGCTCTTCCTACCTCGGAAATATAGTCCAATACGTCGTCGCATTAATTTTATTAATATATTTGTTACACGTTACCTCCATCTCCCAAGCGGTATTTATATTGTTCTTTAGTAAACTTACCACCTCGACATTCCTCTTAGTTTTAACAAATTTCATTGGTATCGTGTCAGGATTTCTAGTAAGATTTATAACTAGCCTAAAGTACGTGTGGACTTAA
- a CDS encoding aminotransferase class I/II-fold pyridoxal phosphate-dependent enzyme: MKHGGYPWRNGKPALDIKDYSVNLNPLGVPKFVEELINEAVKLKIYTYYPPQSLREIKSVIGEIYGVNEDLVGIFNGASEIINLLDENFTVPQPNYSEYKFRSYYFAEEHEDEFVFKLRPGRIITSNPNNPTGSVIKLHEIENFLKDKNNELVLDESFIDISLAESASRLVNEFSNLTIINSFTKSLAIPGLRFGFSIGHKSKELERLAPIWRINSITYYVISNLNPKEVRSFFAISRSKVKEIYDKLENMKKLFKMYKSHAPFFLVEFEIPSSLINDELIRRCKCYIRDASNFLGLRHTHARIGLKDDVMELIHIINEIISEKGVKSTRTLG; this comes from the coding sequence ATGAAACATGGAGGATATCCATGGAGAAATGGGAAACCTGCTTTAGACATCAAAGATTATAGTGTAAATCTTAATCCATTAGGTGTTCCTAAGTTCGTTGAAGAATTGATCAATGAAGCTGTTAAGCTTAAAATATACACGTATTATCCTCCTCAAAGTCTTAGAGAGATAAAAAGTGTAATTGGGGAAATTTACGGAGTCAATGAAGATTTAGTAGGGATATTTAATGGTGCTTCCGAGATTATTAATCTGCTTGATGAGAACTTTACTGTTCCACAGCCAAATTATAGTGAATATAAATTTCGTAGCTATTATTTTGCTGAGGAGCATGAAGACGAATTTGTTTTCAAATTAAGGCCAGGTCGAATAATAACTAGCAATCCAAATAATCCTACTGGATCCGTTATCAAATTGCATGAAATTGAGAACTTTCTTAAAGATAAGAACAACGAACTTGTTTTAGATGAATCGTTTATCGATATAAGCTTGGCGGAAAGTGCGTCTAGACTAGTTAATGAATTCTCTAATTTAACGATTATAAACTCATTTACGAAGAGTCTTGCAATTCCGGGTTTAAGATTCGGTTTTTCAATAGGACATAAGAGTAAGGAATTGGAAAGACTTGCTCCAATTTGGCGAATTAACTCCATAACCTATTATGTTATATCTAACTTAAATCCTAAGGAAGTGAGGTCTTTCTTTGCGATTAGTAGAAGTAAAGTGAAGGAAATTTATGATAAATTAGAAAATATGAAGAAGTTGTTCAAAATGTACAAATCCCATGCGCCATTTTTCTTGGTGGAATTTGAGATTCCCTCTAGCTTAATTAATGATGAACTAATTAGAAGATGCAAATGCTATATTAGGGATGCTAGTAACTTTTTAGGGTTAAGGCATACTCATGCAAGGATAGGTTTAAAGGATGATGTTATGGAATTAATTCATATCATAAATGAAATTATATCCGAAAAAGGAGTTAAGTCCACACGTACTTTAGGCTAG
- a CDS encoding helix-turn-helix domain-containing protein translates to MLLYVVIKTPNLLQFPEVIANKVTVNILDIRVDGEKGKLLIEVRGDENNAKQVCEEPIKVSKYKFICTNYISTEFIKILSQYIIMNGALTDDGILWTLILNGYTELRDLLNSLISITKEVRVLKVVKAEKKDAITARQEQILRIALEAGFFDYPRRIGLKDLAKKLNISPSSLSEIIRRAEKNVITAYFEEREL, encoded by the coding sequence ATGCTGTTATACGTCGTAATAAAAACTCCTAATTTACTTCAGTTTCCAGAAGTTATTGCTAATAAGGTTACAGTTAACATTCTCGATATAAGGGTTGATGGAGAGAAAGGCAAGCTACTAATTGAAGTACGCGGGGACGAGAATAACGCTAAGCAAGTTTGTGAAGAACCTATCAAGGTTTCCAAGTATAAATTTATTTGTACAAATTACATATCAACTGAATTCATTAAGATCTTGTCTCAATATATTATAATGAACGGTGCATTAACAGATGACGGAATCTTATGGACTTTGATATTAAATGGTTACACGGAGCTGAGGGATTTACTTAATTCGTTAATAAGCATTACAAAAGAGGTTAGAGTTTTAAAAGTTGTGAAAGCTGAAAAGAAGGACGCAATAACTGCACGGCAGGAACAAATATTAAGAATAGCATTAGAAGCTGGATTTTTCGACTATCCTAGAAGAATAGGATTGAAAGACTTAGCTAAAAAGCTCAACATTAGTCCATCAAGCCTAAGTGAGATTATAAGGAGAGCCGAAAAGAATGTAATTACGGCGTATTTTGAAGAGAGAGAACTATGA
- a CDS encoding transcription initiation factor IIB — protein MLCLSEENKSVSTPCPPDKIIFDAERGEYICSETGEVLEDKIIDQGPEWRAFTPEEKEKRSRVGGPLNNTIHDRGLSTLIDWKDKDAMGRTLDPKRRLEALRWRKWQIRARIQSSIDRNLAQAMNELERIGNLLNLPKSVKDEAALIYRKAVEKGLVRGRSIESVVAAAIYAACRRMKLARTLDEIAQYTKANRKEVARCYRLLLRELDVSVPVSDPKDYVTRIANLLGLSGAVMKTAAEIIDKAKGSGLTAGKDPAGLAAAAIYIASLLHDERRTQKEIAQVAGVTEVTVRNRYKELTQELKISIPTQ, from the coding sequence GTGTTGTGTTTGTCTGAAGAAAATAAATCCGTATCTACTCCTTGCCCTCCTGATAAGATTATATTCGATGCGGAGAGGGGGGAGTATATATGCTCTGAAACTGGAGAAGTTTTAGAAGATAAAATTATAGATCAAGGACCAGAATGGAGGGCGTTCACTCCGGAAGAGAAGGAAAAGAGAAGCAGAGTTGGAGGGCCTTTAAATAATACCATCCATGATAGGGGTTTATCCACTCTTATAGACTGGAAAGATAAAGACGCCATGGGAAGAACATTAGACCCCAAGAGAAGACTCGAGGCATTAAGATGGAGAAAGTGGCAGATAAGGGCTAGAATACAGAGTTCTATAGATAGAAACTTAGCGCAAGCTATGAATGAACTAGAAAGAATAGGAAATTTACTAAACTTGCCGAAATCAGTTAAGGACGAAGCTGCATTAATCTACAGAAAAGCAGTAGAGAAAGGGTTAGTAAGAGGAAGAAGTATAGAAAGCGTTGTAGCAGCTGCTATTTACGCAGCATGTAGAAGGATGAAGTTAGCTAGAACTTTAGATGAGATAGCGCAATATACTAAAGCTAATAGGAAGGAGGTAGCTAGATGCTATAGATTATTACTTAGGGAACTGGATGTCAGTGTGCCAGTAAGTGATCCAAAGGATTATGTAACTAGAATAGCTAACTTATTAGGTCTAAGCGGAGCTGTTATGAAAACAGCGGCCGAAATTATAGACAAGGCGAAAGGTTCTGGCTTAACTGCTGGTAAAGATCCAGCTGGTTTAGCTGCAGCCGCTATTTATATAGCGTCATTATTACATGATGAAAGAAGAACACAAAAAGAAATAGCTCAAGTCGCGGGCGTTACGGAAGTTACTGTAAGAAATAGGTATAAAGAACTAACGCAAGAGCTAAAAATCTCAATACCTACTCAATAA
- a CDS encoding translation initiation factor, producing MAENLCGGLPPDICEQLSKEEQFIKIKVEKRRYGKEVTIIEGLGGNDTELKKIASELKSKLAAGGTVKDGKILIQGDHKEKVREILIKMGYAEANILVIE from the coding sequence ATGGCAGAAAATCTGTGTGGTGGTCTTCCACCAGACATATGTGAACAGCTTTCAAAAGAAGAACAATTTATTAAAATAAAAGTCGAAAAAAGGAGATACGGAAAAGAAGTCACAATAATAGAAGGATTAGGAGGTAATGATACTGAACTTAAGAAAATAGCTTCTGAACTTAAGTCCAAATTAGCAGCTGGAGGTACAGTAAAAGATGGTAAAATTCTAATTCAAGGAGATCATAAAGAAAAAGTTAGGGAAATTTTAATAAAAATGGGATATGCGGAAGCTAATATTCTAGTTATTGAGTAG
- a CDS encoding DNA-directed RNA polymerase subunit P → MAVYRCGKCWKTFTDEQLKVLPGIRCPYCGYKIIFMVRKPTIKIVKAI, encoded by the coding sequence ATGGCAGTCTATAGATGTGGGAAATGCTGGAAGACATTTACAGATGAACAATTAAAAGTACTACCAGGGATTAGATGTCCATACTGCGGTTACAAAATAATATTTATGGTTAGAAAGCCTACTATAAAAATAGTTAAAGCGATCTAA
- the speB gene encoding agmatinase has product MSDGRLLYLNENSRKFAGFNKEKSPFVIIGIPMDITSSYRPGSRFAPSSIREAAQYIEFYSIRNDVDMGEIGFNDVGDIILHPSNVEENLSRISSVINYFQENGKITISIGGEHTITAGVIKGMKKEGLCLVSFDAHLDLRDEYMGYRYDHACVMRRISEYGVKIIEVGTRAVSKEEIEYARQRGILFFTPQQVKLLGIKETARRIITSTQECKSLYISVDMDGIDPAYAPGVATPEPDGLDPSTLLDIINLIADKRVIGFDVVEVSPSYDTSGITSVLASRIILETAATVYKFRSL; this is encoded by the coding sequence GTGAGCGACGGAAGATTACTTTATTTAAATGAGAATAGTAGGAAATTTGCCGGATTTAACAAGGAAAAATCCCCATTTGTAATAATTGGTATACCCATGGACATTACGAGTAGTTATAGGCCGGGTAGTAGATTTGCCCCATCTTCAATAAGAGAAGCAGCTCAATATATTGAATTTTATTCAATAAGGAATGATGTGGATATGGGAGAAATAGGATTTAATGATGTTGGTGATATAATTCTACATCCTTCAAATGTTGAAGAGAATTTAAGTAGGATATCAAGTGTGATAAATTATTTTCAAGAAAACGGGAAGATCACTATTTCTATAGGGGGAGAACACACAATAACCGCGGGAGTAATAAAAGGAATGAAAAAAGAAGGATTATGTTTAGTTAGTTTCGATGCGCATTTAGATTTAAGAGATGAATACATGGGATATAGATATGATCACGCTTGTGTCATGAGAAGGATATCTGAATATGGAGTCAAAATTATTGAAGTGGGGACTAGAGCAGTTAGTAAGGAGGAAATAGAATATGCTAGACAAAGGGGGATATTGTTTTTTACACCTCAGCAAGTTAAACTTTTAGGGATTAAAGAGACCGCAAGAAGAATAATTACCTCAACACAAGAATGTAAATCGCTTTATATTTCAGTTGATATGGATGGGATAGATCCAGCTTATGCTCCTGGCGTTGCAACACCAGAGCCAGATGGATTAGACCCATCTACTTTATTGGATATAATCAACTTAATTGCAGATAAAAGAGTTATAGGATTTGATGTTGTGGAAGTTTCTCCTTCTTATGACACCTCAGGAATAACTAGCGTACTAGCCTCTAGGATAATTCTAGAAACTGCAGCAACGGTTTATAAATTTAGATCGCTTTAA
- the glyS gene encoding glycine--tRNA ligase — protein MSEVIDKVMDLAKRRGIFWSSYEIYGGVAGFYDIGPIGVKIKNRIIELWRKYFVKDNSDFVVEIESPMIGPAKVFEASGHVESFTDPIVECNNCKRIYRADHLIEDVLKKSVEGLKPEELTRIIRENNVRCQYCGGELGEVRLFNLLFTTNIGPYTGNLGYIRPETAQGMFTSFKRVYETTRQKLPIGIAQIGRVGRNEISPRQGLIRMREFTIMEIEFFMDPEDNNIENIPLHRFKDSKLKILTASEKEKGGKPQEFSLEESVREKIIIQPWMAYWMVVASSFVKALGINEFYFEEKLPYERAHYSKQTFDQIAVINDIKVEISGHAYRGDYDLSRHMKYSGQDLTIFRKYKEPKLIKNKTVIVNNTKLKDKELRKKVMELLNGKSAEEVEQMIRNNMMIDDRPLGEFVSIVEREEKVHGEHFIPHVVEPSFGVERTLFLTILSAYREKEGRVLLSLPRHLAPYDIAVFPLLEREELIRKSKEIRESLSERYEVLYDDSGSIGRRYARADEIGVPFAITVDPQTLVDNSVTIRDRDSWKQVRVKIDDLKISLEKLFRGEAFNKIGIEVNDNNE, from the coding sequence GTGAGTGAAGTAATAGATAAAGTGATGGACTTAGCTAAAAGAAGAGGAATATTTTGGTCTTCATATGAAATTTATGGAGGAGTAGCAGGATTCTACGATATAGGACCTATAGGTGTAAAGATTAAAAATAGAATAATAGAGTTATGGCGAAAATATTTCGTGAAGGATAATAGTGACTTTGTAGTAGAAATAGAAAGTCCGATGATAGGACCCGCTAAAGTATTTGAAGCTAGCGGGCATGTGGAAAGTTTTACAGATCCCATAGTTGAGTGTAACAATTGTAAAAGAATATATAGGGCTGATCATTTAATTGAAGACGTATTAAAGAAAAGTGTAGAGGGTCTTAAGCCAGAAGAACTAACGAGGATAATAAGAGAGAACAACGTTAGATGCCAATATTGTGGAGGAGAGTTAGGAGAAGTAAGATTATTTAATTTACTTTTCACAACTAATATAGGTCCTTATACTGGTAATTTAGGTTATATTAGACCAGAAACAGCTCAAGGAATGTTCACTTCATTTAAACGTGTATATGAGACTACTAGACAAAAGCTACCTATTGGAATAGCTCAGATAGGAAGAGTGGGTAGAAACGAGATCTCACCTAGACAAGGGTTAATAAGAATGAGGGAGTTCACTATAATGGAGATTGAGTTTTTTATGGATCCAGAGGATAATAATATTGAAAACATACCATTACATAGATTTAAGGATAGTAAGCTTAAAATTTTGACCGCGAGCGAGAAAGAAAAAGGTGGTAAACCGCAAGAGTTTAGTTTAGAAGAGAGCGTAAGAGAGAAGATTATTATCCAACCTTGGATGGCATATTGGATGGTTGTGGCGTCGAGTTTTGTCAAGGCACTAGGTATTAATGAATTTTATTTTGAAGAGAAGCTACCTTATGAAAGAGCTCATTATTCTAAACAGACTTTCGACCAAATAGCTGTAATTAATGATATTAAGGTTGAGATCTCTGGGCATGCATATAGAGGAGATTACGATTTGTCAAGACATATGAAATATAGCGGACAAGATTTAACTATTTTTAGAAAATATAAAGAACCTAAATTGATTAAAAATAAGACTGTTATAGTTAATAATACTAAATTAAAGGATAAGGAGCTAAGGAAAAAAGTTATGGAGCTATTAAATGGGAAATCGGCTGAGGAAGTTGAGCAAATGATTAGGAACAACATGATGATAGATGATAGACCTTTAGGGGAGTTCGTAAGTATTGTTGAGAGAGAAGAGAAAGTTCATGGTGAGCATTTTATACCACACGTGGTAGAGCCTTCATTTGGAGTTGAGAGAACGTTATTCCTAACTATATTGAGCGCATATAGGGAAAAGGAGGGAAGAGTTTTACTATCCTTACCTAGACATCTAGCTCCTTATGATATTGCAGTTTTCCCACTTCTGGAGAGGGAGGAATTAATTAGAAAGTCAAAGGAAATACGAGAAAGTCTTTCCGAAAGATACGAAGTATTGTACGACGATTCTGGAAGCATTGGAAGAAGGTATGCTAGAGCTGACGAGATCGGCGTACCTTTTGCTATTACAGTTGATCCTCAGACATTAGTAGATAACAGCGTAACAATAAGGGATAGAGATAGTTGGAAGCAAGTTAGAGTTAAAATAGATGATCTTAAGATTTCACTGGAAAAGTTATTTAGAGGAGAAGCTTTTAATAAGATTGGAATTGAGGTGAATGATAATAATGAGTAG